The Pangasianodon hypophthalmus isolate fPanHyp1 chromosome 2, fPanHyp1.pri, whole genome shotgun sequence genome window below encodes:
- the LOC113523658 gene encoding endonuclease V isoform X2: MRNTSFSEQECMKQRLVLEDTEAWQKEPDFSGLERVAGVDLSFIKGDERNACAQLVILSYPDLQVVYDVSEMVCLSAPYVSGFLAFREAPPLLQLLHTLQREQPELMPQVVFVDGNGLFHYREFGLACHLGVLSDLPCVGVAKNLLQVQGVVKNDEHMSQISALSKAGDTFSLVTDSGKILGQALRSSDRSTKPVYVSVGHRISLDTAVRLTHSCCRYRVPEPTRQADLRSREYLRTHFPSPS; encoded by the exons atgagaaatacaTCCTTCAG cgagCAGGAGTGTATGAAGCAGCGGTTGGTGTTGGAGGACACTGAGGCGTGGCAGAAGGAGCCAGACTTCAGTGGGCTGGAGAGAGTCGCGGGAGTCGACCTGTCGTTTATTAAAGGAGACGAACGCAACGCCTGCGCTCAGCTCGTCATACTCAGCTACCCCGACCTCCAG gtggTGTATGATGTCAGTGAGATGGTGTGTCTCAGCGCTCCGTATGTTTCGGGGTTTTTGGCCTTCAGAGAGGCTCCACCACTGCTGCAGCTTctccacacactgcagagagagcagcCCGAGCTAATgccacag GTGGTGTTTGTGGACGGGAACGGTCTGTTTCACTACAGAG agTTTGGTTTGGCGTGTCACCTCGGCGTGCTGTCAGACCTGCCctgtgtgggcgtggctaagaACCTGCTCCAGGTACAAGGTGTGGTCAAGAATGATGAGCACATGTCACAG atcagcGCTCTGAGTAAAGCAGGTGACACTTTCTCACTGGTCACTGATTCAGGAAAAATACTGGGACaa gcTCTGCGCAGTTCAGACCGCAGCACTAAACCTGTGTATGTGTCAGTGGGTCATCGGATTAGCCTGGACACAGCCGTCCgtctcacacactcctgctgccGCTACCGTGTTCCTGAACCCACAAGACAG GCGGATCTGCGCTCGAGAGAATACCTGCGAACACACTTTCCCTCGcccagctaa
- the LOC113523658 gene encoding endonuclease V isoform X1 — translation MWAPEEEVVLRWESEQECMKQRLVLEDTEAWQKEPDFSGLERVAGVDLSFIKGDERNACAQLVILSYPDLQVVYDVSEMVCLSAPYVSGFLAFREAPPLLQLLHTLQREQPELMPQVVFVDGNGLFHYREFGLACHLGVLSDLPCVGVAKNLLQVQGVVKNDEHMSQISALSKAGDTFSLVTDSGKILGQALRSSDRSTKPVYVSVGHRISLDTAVRLTHSCCRYRVPEPTRQADLRSREYLRTHFPSPS, via the exons ATGTGGGCTCCAGAAGAGGAGGTGGTGCTGAGATGGGAAAG cgagCAGGAGTGTATGAAGCAGCGGTTGGTGTTGGAGGACACTGAGGCGTGGCAGAAGGAGCCAGACTTCAGTGGGCTGGAGAGAGTCGCGGGAGTCGACCTGTCGTTTATTAAAGGAGACGAACGCAACGCCTGCGCTCAGCTCGTCATACTCAGCTACCCCGACCTCCAG gtggTGTATGATGTCAGTGAGATGGTGTGTCTCAGCGCTCCGTATGTTTCGGGGTTTTTGGCCTTCAGAGAGGCTCCACCACTGCTGCAGCTTctccacacactgcagagagagcagcCCGAGCTAATgccacag GTGGTGTTTGTGGACGGGAACGGTCTGTTTCACTACAGAG agTTTGGTTTGGCGTGTCACCTCGGCGTGCTGTCAGACCTGCCctgtgtgggcgtggctaagaACCTGCTCCAGGTACAAGGTGTGGTCAAGAATGATGAGCACATGTCACAG atcagcGCTCTGAGTAAAGCAGGTGACACTTTCTCACTGGTCACTGATTCAGGAAAAATACTGGGACaa gcTCTGCGCAGTTCAGACCGCAGCACTAAACCTGTGTATGTGTCAGTGGGTCATCGGATTAGCCTGGACACAGCCGTCCgtctcacacactcctgctgccGCTACCGTGTTCCTGAACCCACAAGACAG GCGGATCTGCGCTCGAGAGAATACCTGCGAACACACTTTCCCTCGcccagctaa